Proteins from a single region of Hordeum vulgare subsp. vulgare chromosome 6H, MorexV3_pseudomolecules_assembly, whole genome shotgun sequence:
- the LOC123403463 gene encoding putative nitric oxide synthase, giving the protein MASACPRPLFLSFPKSPAPPLAVPAKHHPSASVSLSTRARAASSSAAPSPSPSPPSDGVGPAAPTRGDVYLGRQLAAAAGARTRAPEEDAERRRRRKEKRRALAKKTPSGVACCYGCGAPLHTGEEGSPGHVEPATYDLKKRHNQLKTVLCGRCKLLSHGHMVTAVGGHGGYPGGKQFVSAEELREKLSYLRHEKALIVKLVDIVDFNGSFLARIRDFAGANPIVLVITKVDLLPRDTDLNCIGDWVVESVVRKKLNVLSVHLTSSKSLVGITGVISEIQQEKKARDVYILGSANVGKSAFISAMLKTMAYKDPVAAAAQKYKPIQSAVPGTTLGPIQIEAFLGGGKLYDTPGVHLHHRQAAVIHADDLPSLAPQSRLKGRCFPANDTDVGLSGNTLFWGGLVRIDIVKALPRTRLTFYGPKKLSINMVPTTEADEFYKREVGVTLTPPTGQERAEGWCGLQGVRELQIKYEELDRPASDIAISGLGWIAVEPLGVPSSDPDSSIEEEGGGSGELHLRVHVPKPVEVFVRAPLPVGKAASQWYRYQELTEVEEELRPKWHY; this is encoded by the exons ATGGCGTCGGCGTGCCCCCGCCCGCTCTTCCTCTCATTCCCCAAGTCACCGGCGCCGCCGCTCGCCGTCCCCGCCAAGCACCACCCGTCCGCCTCCGTCTCCCTCTCCACCCGCGCGCGCGCCGCCTCGTCCAGCGCTGCTCCATCCCCTTCGCCATCTCCTCCCTCGGACGGCGTCGGCCCCGCGGCGCCGACGCGGGGCGACGTGTACCTGGGGCGGCAGCTCGCGGCCGCGGCAGGCGCCCGCACGCGCGCGCCGGAGGAGGATGCCGAGAGGCGCCGCCGCCGCAAGGAGAAGCGGAGGGCCCTGGCCAAGAAGACGCCCTCCGGCGTCGCCTGCTGCTACGGCTGCGGCGCCCCGCTTCACACCGGCGAGGAGGGGTCCCCCGGCCACGTCGAGCCCGCCACATACGACCTG AAGAAGAGGCACAACCAACTGAAGACGGTGCTATGCGGAAGGTGCAAGCTGCTGTCACACGGGCACATGGTGACCGCCGTCGGTGGCCACGGCGGTTACCCCGGTGGCAAGCAGTTTGTTTCGGCAGAGGAGCTAAGGGAGAAGCTGTCATACCTCCGCCACGAGAAAGCGTTGATCGTGAAGCTG GTTGACATAGTTGACTTCAACGGGAGTTTCCTGGCGCGCATACGCGATTTCGCCGGCGCTAATCCCATCGTGCTTGTGATAACAAAG GTTGATCTCCTTCCTAGAGACACAGATTTGAACTGCATTGGCGATTGGGTCGTGGAGTCTGTTGTTAGGAAGAAACTCAA TGTCCTTAGCGTCCATTTGACAAGTTCGAAGTCGTTGGTCGGCATCACTGGTGTTATATCAGAGATTCAGCAGGAAAAGAAG GCCCGAGATGTGTATATACTG GGTTCAGCAAATGTTGGGAAATCTGCATTTATTAGTGCAATGCTAA AAACAATGGCATATAAAGATCCAGTGGCAGCTGCAGCTCAAAAATACAAGCCAATACAATCTGCTGTTCCTGGAACAACCTTAGGCCCTATTCAGATCGAAGCATTTTTAGGAGGAGGG AAATTATACGACACACCTGGAGTCCATCTTCACCATAGACAGGCAGCAGTTATCCACGCTGATGATCTGCCTTCTCTTGCACCACAAAGTCGCCTAAAGGGGCGATGTTTTCCT GCTAATGATACAGATGTTGGATTAAGCGGGAATACGTTGTTCTGGGGGGGACTTGTCCGTATCGATATTGTTAAG GCTCTTCCACGCACACGGCTAACATTCTATGGACCAAAGAAGCTAAGTATTAATATGGTCCCCACCACAGAAGCAGATGAATTTTATAAG aGAGAAGTAGGAGTTACATTGACTCCCCCAACCGGCCAGGAGAGAGCTGAAGGATGGTGTGGGCTTCAGGGCGTTCGCGAATTGCAGATAAAATATGAAGAGCTTGATAG GCCTGCTAGTGACATTGCGATATCTGGACTCGGATGGATCGCGGTTGAACCACTTGGTGTGCCATCTAGCGACCCTGATAGCAGCATTGAGGAAGAAGGCGGCGGCAGTGGCGAGTTGCATTTAAGAGTACATGTACCCAAACCAGTCGAGGTCTTTGTCCGTGCCCCACTGCCCGTCGGTAAAGCAGCATCACAGTGGTACCGGTACCAGGAGCTGACGGAGGTAGAAGAGGAGCTGAGACCTAAGTGGCATTACTAA